The Rhodothermus marinus DSM 4252 DNA segment CGCCCTGCTGTTCTACGGCTGGCGTCTGCGCCGCACGCCATCGGGAGCGTCGGCTCCTCCTCCTTCGCCGACCGCACTGGCCCGCCGCTACCGACGCTTTCCGCTGTTCACCCTTCCGGCCGCCCTGCTCAACGCGCTGAGCATGCGGCTGCCCTTTCTGCTGCTGCTGGCCTTCTTCGACGCCCGGGTGCTGGGCTTTTTCGGCCGCGCTTTCATGGTGCTGAGCGTTCCGCTGGGGCTGGTGGGCGGCGCGACCGGTCAGGTCTTTTTCGTCCGGGCCGCCGAAGCCCGCCACGGCGACGGCCTGGCCGCGCTGACCCTGCGCGTCTATCGACGCCTGCTGCAGGTGGGCCTCTATCCCGTGCTACTCTTGATGCTGCTGGGCCCCGACCTGTTCGCCTTCGTCTTCGGCCAGCCGTGGCACACGGCCGGCCGGTATGCCGTCTGGATCGCCCCCTGGCTGCTGCTGGCCGCGCTGGCCTCGCCGCTGAGCCGGCTGTTCGACGTGCTGGAGCGACAGCGGGCCGATCTTGCCACCAGCGTATTGCTCTTTCTGCTGCAGACGGGCGCGCTCGTCGGCGGCGGATTGCTGGGACGACCGGAGACGGCCCTGCTCCTGCTCGGACTGGCCGGCGTGCTGGGGCGCCTCGTCCAGCTCGGCGTCCTGCTCCACCTGGCCGGTGTTTCGCTGCGCGACGCCCTCGCGCCGGTGCTGCGCTATGCGCTCGTCAGCCTGCCGCTGCTGGCGCTGCTCTACCTGAGCGCTTCGCACCTGAGCCCTTCCCTTCATCTTGGACTGGCCCTGCTCAGCGTACCGCTCTATCTGGGCCTCGGCGTCTGGCTTGAACGACGAGCTGCCTGAACCATTCTCAACGCGGTGGCCGATCGCCATAGCGACCGGCCTCGCGCCGGCGCCGCTGGCCGAGCTGCTCCAGATGAAACAACACGCGGAGCTGCTCCGGAGGCGCACCACAGGCGACGGCCCAGTCGGTCAGCACCTGGAGCACGTGCTGGCGACGCCGCCACGACCAGCGCGGCGCCCGGTCTTCCAGCACCCACCTCGTCAGCGCGGCGCCATAGCCTTTCTTGAAGAATCGCTGCACGGCCTCCAGGGCCATCCTGCGTCGGGGCGGCGACACGTCCGGCGTCAGTTGTTCCAGCCAGCCGGTATGATCGGCGCCCTGTCCGGATGGTCCCGCAAACGACAGGCACAGCACGGCCGCTTCTTCCGGAAACTCCCAGTCGACAGGAACGACCTGTTTAAAAACGGACGACTTCATCCTGCAGAACAGCAGCCCTGGAACTACACAGGCTCCCCGACTGTATCGTCCGGCGCGCGACTTTCTTCAATCCGAAAACGACCATGGCTGAAGTTCAGACGCTTCCTGCCACGCTGCGGCGCTTTCAGGCGACCGACGAAGGGTTTCGCTGGGAGACGGTTTCGCTGAAGCACTACAAGCCGGAAGGCACGCACTTCCGGGACATTACGCGCCAGGTGCTGTTCGGACCGGAAAGTGGCCTGCCGGCCGAGCTACGCTACTTCGAAGTGGCGCCGGGCGGCTACTCCACCTTCGAGCGGCACGAACACGTGCACGCCGTGCTGATCCTGCGCGGACGGGGTCGCGCCATCGTAGGCGAGCAGCTCTTCGAAGTGCAGCCGTTCGATCTGATTCACGTGCCGGCCTGGACTTGGCATCAGTTTCAGGCCGCCGAAGACGAAGCGCTGGGCTTTTTGTGCATGGTGGCGGTGGACCGTGACCGCCCGATCCGTCCCACGTCCGAAGAAGCCGAGCAACTCCGCCGCCACCCGGTCATCGGCCCCCACGTGCGGCTGTGAGCGCGGCGGGCGTCCGTCTCCCATCGCCGGATCCGGGGCAGACAGCAGACACACATGTCCATCCCTACGGGGATGATTCGATGGGACATGGCATCCCGTTGTTGATATGACGGGGGCAACTCCTCCTGGATTGATAGACAGGTATCAGGGCTTCACGGACGGCGACAGCTCATGTCACCCCCTCAGGTCCTTCGGACCAGCTCCCCCTCAAGGGGGAGCAGTGTCCACAGGTTACGGCTGGCTGTGAATGCAGGCGTCTACGCCTCTTTCAACGTCCATGCCTTCCGCTTAATGTGCTGCCAAGGGGGCGGGTTGTTACAGCCACTCTTCTTCGGAAGCTCCTACTGGAAGGGGAGCGAGCCCTGTACCTGGCTACGAGCGTGTGTTTGTAGCGTCAGCCGCACCGAGACGGCACTCCGCTTCGCTCTGTGCCTGACTACAAACGCGTTGATAGATCACCTCATAGCCCAACCGGAAATTGTAAACTGAAGCCATTTTTCGAACGACTTCTACTGCCCCAAGGTCACCCGATCCGAGGTGACGAACGCGCCCTCGAAGCGGCGGGCGGCCAGCTCCCGCAGGCGCTCGGCCTCTTCGCGCGTCCGGAAGTTTCCCAGACGAATGCGGTAATACGGCGCGCGGTAGACGATATAGACCGGCGGCGGATCGTCCTGGGCACCGGGAATGCCTTCCAGCAATCCCTGCGCGGCCATCCGTCGCCACCAGGCGACCGCCGCCGTGTAGATGCTGTCGGCCGTGGCCTTGTTTTCGGTAAGGAAGATCTGCACGCGGTAGCCCTCCACGGTACGCGCGGCCGAGGCCCCGGCCTTTCCTTCCATCAACGCCTCCGGCACGTCGTGCTGCACCGTGAGCGGGGGCGGCGGGGGATCCGGATAGCGGGTCGGATCGAAGTCTTCGTAGGCCGACCAGTCGATCGGCGCTTCTTCGGGTGCCGGTCCCTGTTGTTCCTGCGCGCCGCGCGTGGCGGCACATCCCGCCAGCAGGAACACCAGACCGAAAAGGACAGGACGGTTCACCACGGGTCAGGGGTTGCGTTCCTGAGGACGACGCCTTCTGAAAGCGTCAGGCCGGCTCCGTGTTTCCATCCGAGAACGGCGGTACGGCCACCAGCACCGTCAGCACGCCGGGCGGGAGCGACAGCGTCTCGCCGGGCGCGCACGTGGGGGGCTCCACATTGCGTTGAAACACCGGGACCACCTCCCAGTGGTGCGGCTTGCCACAGGAGCATACCTCCGGCACCACGACCGGCACGGCTTCGCTGCCGTTGTTGAACAGAATCAGAAACGTGTCGTCGCGAAACGGTCGTCCGTGCTCGTCGGTCCCCTGAATGGCGTCGCCGTGCAGCAGCAGTCCGAAGGCCGTCAGCTCCGGGTTGGTCCAGTCCTCGTGGCGCATGGGCCGACCCTCAGGGTGCCACCAGACTGCGTCGGGGGCCTCTCCGCCGTTGGGCAATCCGGTCAGAAAATGGCGGCGCCGGAAGCTCCGATGCTGCTTGCGAAACCAGATCGTCTGGCGCACGAACTCCAGAAACTGCTGCTTGCGCGTGTCGAGCTGCCAGTTGTACCAGCTGATCTCGTTGTCCTGGCAATAGGCGTTGTTGTTGCCGTGCTGCGTGCGCGACAGCTCGTCGCCGCCCAGCAGCATGGGCACGCCCTGCGAGAGAAAGAGCGTGCTGATCAGGCTGCGCTTGAGCGCTTCCCGGCAGGCCAGCACGGACGGATCCTGCGTGGGTCCCTCCACCCCGCAGTTCGTGCTGTAGTTTTCGTCCATGCCGTCCCGGTTGCCTTCCAGATTCGCTTCGTTGTGCTTTTTCGTGTAGCTGACCAGGTCTTCCAGCGTGAAGCCGTCGTGCGCCGTGACGAAGTTGATCGAAGCGAACGGACGACGACCGCTACGTTCGTACAGATCGCTGGAGCCGGCAAAGCGCGTGGCAAACTCACCGTTGAGGCCCCGATCGCCCCGCCAGAAGCGGCGCACGGCGTCACGATAGCGGCCGTTCCACTCGGTCCACTGCCAGGGAAAATGTCCCA contains these protein-coding regions:
- a CDS encoding lipopolysaccharide biosynthesis protein, which codes for MEPAPTSTPSTDRPLRGPVLMLLSGSSIALVLSYLAQPLLTRLYTPEAFGVLDAFVALASLLFVLGTLRYEDALLLPHDEAEARGLLRLSVYILLGLSLLCLALSLPGRLLLARAGEAALADWLPWLGPALLLMGGGRLAELWLMRREAFRTLSAGTALRAATTTTLRLAAGLPPLQAGAAGLIGGFLGGHLSALLFYGWRLRRTPSGASAPPPSPTALARRYRRFPLFTLPAALLNALSMRLPFLLLLAFFDARVLGFFGRAFMVLSVPLGLVGGATGQVFFVRAAEARHGDGLAALTLRVYRRLLQVGLYPVLLLMLLGPDLFAFVFGQPWHTAGRYAVWIAPWLLLAALASPLSRLFDVLERQRADLATSVLLFLLQTGALVGGGLLGRPETALLLLGLAGVLGRLVQLGVLLHLAGVSLRDALAPVLRYALVSLPLLALLYLSASHLSPSLHLGLALLSVPLYLGLGVWLERRAA
- a CDS encoding cupin domain-containing protein → MAEVQTLPATLRRFQATDEGFRWETVSLKHYKPEGTHFRDITRQVLFGPESGLPAELRYFEVAPGGYSTFERHEHVHAVLILRGRGRAIVGEQLFEVQPFDLIHVPAWTWHQFQAAEDEALGFLCMVAVDRDRPIRPTSEEAEQLRRHPVIGPHVRL
- a CDS encoding SPOR domain-containing protein translates to MNRPVLFGLVFLLAGCAATRGAQEQQGPAPEEAPIDWSAYEDFDPTRYPDPPPPPLTVQHDVPEALMEGKAGASAARTVEGYRVQIFLTENKATADSIYTAAVAWWRRMAAQGLLEGIPGAQDDPPPVYIVYRAPYYRIRLGNFRTREEAERLRELAARRFEGAFVTSDRVTLGQ